The genomic DNA ATCTGGTACAGTACCAACTAAACTATGTTCTTCAATAGAGGTAGCTTGAAACCATCAAGCCGAGGTGGTTGATACACCAGAGCAGTTGTTCTGTTCTGTGAGTGTCTCATAAGCCATGGGAGTGCTGCACACATCTTACGGAGAGagctttatttcatttctgtatcCTTAGCCTAAAAAATGAAACTGTATACATGGAAACTAAGTACATTTCTCATGGACAAGAGAGTAATAAAGGAGCATgtttgtgaaaagaaagataagATAAAGCACAGCATGTTCCTGCAGaatctggcagcagcaggacaatGTGGAAGCAAAATAGTTTGCTGACAAACTAGAAAGACAAGGTTATTGATGCCTCTGAGAAAAATACTCCCACAACAAACTGGAGCTTCAAATCCACTGGGCAGTCGGATAGCACTGGGATTGTTTGATACCTGATGGAGATGCTTTTCCCATACCAGCCGTTTTCACCACCCTTGTAAAAGTGAGTATCGCAAGCTTTGTTCCCAAAGTCTTATATGCCACCTGGGTTCTGCAGAAAACAGCTGCTGAAACAGTTGTAAGCAAAACTTGAAGAGTCTTTATTCCAAGTTGTTTTCTCCAGGTCCATCTGGTTTCTCACTCCAGCTGCTTTGGCAATGGCACCTGGACAAGGACAGTAAGTATTAGGAGGAGGAAATTTCTCAATCTTATTTGCAAAACCAGTTTCATTTAATACAAACCTTCAGAAACTGCAAGAAGTTTAAACAAGCTGGGAGCTCCGAGGAGCTCTGTTTGggaatttcttttgtttgcaaTTCTCCTTGCCCAGGAAATCAATTTGCAAGCAATAAGTCCCACCACAGAGCAAACAAACACACAGCTCGGCTCAAGCTGTAAAACTCAGTTTTAGAGATGATGCTAAGGATATCAAAGCAAGTAAGGAGTTAACAAGTTCACATAGGCAGATGAGAATAAAACAAATCCAAGGCTTGGCCCAGtgacacaggggaaaaaaacaaacaaaccaacccaaacccaccaaacagaaaacaacccAGAACCCCCAACACATGTCCATGGCTTCACCTTTCTGTGAGCTGTGATAGAAGCTGTTATCTGGCTCACCTAGGATAGACGGTGAATTGATCCTTCTGCCCTAAACCTCACAGCCCTCATTTATAAAACCTCCTGAAGATTTTTGGGGCAGTGGTTGGGGTTCATTATAGCTCCCTCACACACGTTTTTCTTAATTATCACCGTGCAAAGTGATGCCTGGCAGAGTACCAGCATCATTATCTTCAttctggagaggagggaaggcagcGGCTCCTACAGTAGCGACAGACCAACCTCCCACCACAAGCACTGGCTTGATGTGCACAGAATTGTGACCTTCACAACCTCAGGTTTTGTTGTCACAGACATGGCACTGAATTGCAAAACCTAGACTGAGATCTAGAAAGTCCAGAAATTCCCTGAGGAGAGGCCCCAGCCGAAGCCAAGTCCGACTGGTCAACAGAAACCAGACTTGATCTGGGGGCAAAACAGTCACGTTAAACCTTGACCGAGGTTCTTGCAGGACCTGCCCGTGCCAAATTTTCAGGACAATTGCTCTCTCTGGAAGTACTgaaagaataattatttcagTGTAGGTATAAATGAAAGCATCATGTGGCCCACTAGATGAAAATGTCAATACTACACAAAATATGAATTACTAAATACTACTTGACcatttttaattgtaaaggGTTTCTATCCTCTTTCTCTAGCCTTAGTAATACAAACAGATATATCAACGTCACTAGCTACAGATAGATCAGTCAGCTTTATTATTTCTTGAATAATGgtgcaaagcaaagaaatataaCATGTCAGGAAAGCAAAAGGTTAAATCTAATGGCCAGCATTTTGAGGAGTGGCTGGTGAATTTGGTGCCCTAGTAAGAGCATCACCAAGAGATAGTCATCGCAGCTTGGGGCTTTCCCCCTCGCACtaaagcttttaatttcatttcaaccAGCCCAACTGAAGGCAGTCCTGGACCACAACTACACCACAGACACTTCTTCCCACAGCCTTGGCCTGGGGTGGATGCAGCAGTGCTGAAGGGATGTGGTTACCTGCCGTGGAGCAGGCAGACGCAGGGGAGTGCAGCCAGCGCCTTACTGGAAACCCATTGCCTGCCTCTGGGCAGTTTCTTAAATGACCTTGGGTTAGGTTATGTTGCTGCCAGTATTTCAGTTTACCCTCTACCAAATGGGTCAAGTGGCTGTGCTTTCTTGTAATTTCTCTGTGTGAGCTGTATTTTAGTGGTTACAGAGGAAACAGCCACCAGCATCCCAGGAATGGCAGCTTGCTGCAAAACGACAATGTGTGGGTGCATTTGCAAGCCCCACTGAAGGGTCTATGTTTCCAACAACAGCTCTGGAGCACACTGGGTGAGCACAATTCCCTCCCAGCATGGCCATCGCTAAGTACTTACTGGTTTAAGATAAGCGACGTTACTCTGACGAATGTCGTTTAGTAGTTGATCTCTAGGGGTTATTTCGACAAGGGGAGGGGGTCTTCTCCTGGGAACTGGTTTAAGTGTTTTGATGACGTCTCTGAGGTTGGTTTTCTCGGTGGGTTCCACATACTCTGGCACAGCAGGTTTGCGTTGAACCTTCTTCAGCTTGATCACTTCGAAGCTGATGGACTTCTCTCTGCGTGGCTGCTCAGGGGGTGGCTGCCTCATGCTCTCCTGCCTTTTGCTCAGAGACACAGCTGTGGGGAtgggtggtttgggggcttGTGGGGGTTCACACATCCTTGGCTGGGGCAGCGGTCCCCCCAGCATTTCCCACATCCCGGGGGGTAACCCCAGTCCATTTTCTAGCATCGCTATCAATTCCTTCTGCTCtttcatttgctgctgcttttgctccTCTTGCCTCTTTTGCCTCTGCTTGTCCAGGTTTCTGCTGAGCAAGTTGGTCACCACCATCCTGGGCCCTGGCAGTTCAAAATGATACCCCATTTTCAGGAGAGTGGCGTTGGCTTTTAGCAGCCTGGCAATCTCCATTTCTGCCTGGTGGCCCAGCATGCTCCTCTGGTTGTGAAAGCGGAGCTCTGTCAGTGTTTCGTTGTACTGTAGGCATCTCACGATAGCAACAATCCCTTTGCCAGAGATGAAATTGGAATCAATGTTCAACGTGGTGATGCTCCTGTTCTCCCGCAGCATGTTGGCCAGTGCAAATGCCACATTGTCATCAGCCCCCACATTGGCCAAGCTGAACGTTTTTAtattcttattctttttcatgGCATTGACAAAGTCTATCAGCATTTCTTTGGGGACATTTTCTATGTTGTTCAGGTTGAGCTCTTTCATGTCCGGGTTGTTTTTTCGGACTTTCTCCAAACTCTCTTCTAAATTGGTTTGATTTCCTGAAGGCCTGGCACTTAATTTCATGAAGCTGGTATCCAGTGCTAACTTTTTGGGGATGtttaattttgatattttcttctcattttcatttggcttttctGTGGTTTCTCCTGATTCTGTACCTGGTTTCCTACTTATCTGATCACTGGGACAGTTCTCATTGGCGATATTCTCCTTTGTTTCCAATTCAgtctcattttcctcttcatcctcctctccctctttatcttcctcttcatcctctgtttcttccttctcctcctcctcctccctccctttaTTACTTCCATCTTTGTTTGTCTCCCCAGATTGTATTCTTGAGTTGGACAAGTGCTCGTTTTTGTAatgtctctctttttcctctcctcctggcaACCTCCCGCTGGCTGCCTCACTGCTGCCACCAGCCTTTCCTTCCATCTCCTCTGCAGCGCTTCTCTGAGGAAGACAAAACCTCACAGCTGAAATAATCGAACACAGCTTTGTTACATTAACTTTCTGCTCAAATAAACACGTAGAAGCTGGATTTAAATACCCCTGTGCACATACATTATGGAATAATCCTCAAACGCGTCATTGCCTGTAAGTCAGGGCTGCGCTGGCTTGCTTGGGAGCACAGGAATGATTGCTCTTAAAGAAGCTGCAAATTGGTTTCTCATCTTTGCCTATTAAATTAAATCCTGACAATTAAATCCTATATGTATTTAATGCCGTGTTCAGGTGGTCCTTGAACACTTCTGGGGGTTAGCAGTCTCTGATCCAGAGTCTGTTTCTGGATTTAGGGTAATTTTTATCATTTCCCTCACAAGAGAGAAAGTTTGTCAAGTGTGTCGCAAAACATTGAAAATCAGTCCTAGCTGATGGCTGTTTGCTCAGTCCGAGGAGGAATAAAGAAGGCACAGAGCTGAATCACCCAGCACATGAGACAACAAATCCACCTGCTCTGGTACCTACTGCTAAGGAAGCATGTGCTGAAGATCAAGCAAGACATTAGCTCTGTTTTACTTTTAGCACAGAGTTAGGAAACTGAACTCTGCACACAGCTGCCACAAGGCAGCGGGGCTTCTAGcaccaaaataaaacttttacCACCTCTAAAGATCCTCCTAGCTgaagtgtttggggttttttttttcaagcttttcttttttttttttttgcagtggatCCACAATCACTGAGAAATGCTAATAAACATAGAGATATTTTCTAGGCAGGACAGAGTCATGGCTTGTGCCTCACCAAAACTCAGACAAAATGGTCACAAAGTCACTTCTGTCCTCAGGGCTGTGGTTCCTATTTGCTATGGGAGTGAATGGGCTTAGTACCGGCACTTCTTGACCAGTTATGAATGCTGAAATGCTCAAATTCCAGACTTAACCTCCGAAACATTAAAACCAAttgtttctttgaaatgaaaagcgttgcaggaaggaaaaaaacccacagatttCCCCTCCTCTCAAGAGGCAGCCCACAAAACCCGCCCAAGCAAGTCCATGACGTACTATGTTCTTGTGTGTTACCCAAACGGCTAAtgttgaaaaacaaataaaaatcagttcCCTCAGATTCACTTGGTTTAAGGTATGGATGCGTTTTTCCTGGCCAAGTTTCCATTCCATTAACCTATTTTTAAGTGTGGCCCTCATCCTGAAAAATATCTAACTACAACAACTTTATTTCAAAGTCATAGGGATAGTAGAATAAATTTAAGTACTATGTGGAAAAGGGTTGGACTAGTTTGTATTGTTTGCATGCTTGGTCATAAGTGAATATTTCACATGGTTATAATACagcagcagggtttttttgtcccCAGTAAGACATTAAATTCTGTAAATTGTTACATGAACCATATGTATTAAGCTAAGTCTTTCATGGGAAAGCAATATGGTGATGTTCCAAATATGAAGACAAATTTAAGGTTCATCTTTTAAACTGATTATATGATAGTTTCTCAGTGATCTGCTTTACTGTAACAGAAGTAGGATTTTCTTATATTAAAAAGCTTAGGTAAATATTTAGGAAtagcaattaaaaaattagCACACCTGACATCAGTCCAAGCTGGATCCTGACATTGCTGAGGTTTTTAGGATGAATTTAAATTTGTTTGTACCGTATCTTAGGCAAGGGATGGAAGCAGAGGCAGGTTAAGCTTTTAAAGCCATAAAACAGATCCCACAGCAGATACATAATAAAtacttgtgatttttttgcttgttaCCTCAGAGGGCAAGAGGGTGACGGGAACTCTCTCATCCTCGAGCATGCGTCTGGATGCCTTCTGCCAGTACAGGTAGTCAACCAGGGACCTGTGGTCGAAGTTCCCTGTGGGGGGTTTCTCCGTCTGATCCTTCTGTATCATCCCAGTTGGGACTTCAGGGTCTGGGGCCATGACTTCCATCTCACTCTGCAGCTCCTTTAGTTCCTCGGGGGACAGGTTTGCCAGGATTTCATCTTCATCAATGTCCTCAGGACACACTTCTTCATCAGAGTTTTGGCTGAGTTCAGacattctttcttctctccttcctctgttACTTTTTAAACctaaagaaaaaggtaaatttTAAAGGACTTATTCCCTCCCGCCTCACTAGCAGTAGTTCATTTGGTTAAATCGACAACTTCATATTTTGGTCATGAGCTGGGACAGCTCTCAGTCTCAGTGTGGGAGACAGACCGTACGGCTAAGTCTATATTAAGCTGCACTTGGCTGGATAAAGAGAATTTATGGCGATGCTGCCATGCTCCATTTTCAGCAACCTGTCAGCTGTGCAAGCCCTTCTGACATTTCAGTGCAGCTGGTGCATCCCCCATTGAGGAAGGGAGGAGCCGGGCATTTTCCAGAGGATTCCCAGAGCACTACGCCTCTCCACGCGGCACCTCCTGTGTGGATGGAGTGATGTTAATGGTACCTGTGAGGTGTGCTGGTGGAATTCTGCACTGTAGGTggagcttgtatcagaaacgtcatgaccagcaggtccagggaggttattctccctctgtactcggcactggtgagaccgctcctcgaatcctgtgttcagttctgggcccctcaccacaagaaggatgttgaggctctggaacgagtccagagaagagcaacaaagctggtgaaggggctggagaacaggccttatgaggaacggctgagagagctggggttgtttagccttgagaagaggaggctgaggggagacctcattgctctctataactacctgaaaggaggttgtagagaggagggtgctggcctcttctcccaagtgacaggagacaagacgagagggaatggcctcaagctccaccaggggaggtttaggctggacattaggaaaaaatttttcacagaaagggtcattgggcactggcagaggctgcccagggaggtggttgattcaccttccctggaggtgtttaaggcacgggtggatgaggcactgggggacacggtttagtgtttgacaggaatgattggactcaatgatccggtgggtctcttccaacttggtgattctatgaaggtcTCTGAATCTGTAGTGCCTTGGGTATCTCAAAAGGGCCAGGCGCTCCAGGCTTTTCACTGCCTTGAGCCAGGTTTAAAACCAGGCTGAATGTTGCACATGGATTTAGTGGGAGTGTAGCCATCGCACAACTGATGAGCTCTCCCAAACGCCAGATCCTGGTTAAGGTAAAATCCTCCAAGATGAAAAAGGCAGGTGAACAGTCAGTACAACACACAGCCTGTGCGGACCCCTTTAAACAGAATAAACAACTACAAAGATTCACTTTGCTAGTTCTCGTGGAACTGCTGTAACTATACAAGAttccctgaaatatttttccattacatGTCCATTTCAGATAAGTACCTCCTTCTTTGGAAAATTTTATAGACTTCTAAATTTCCATGGCAAACCAGGAAGCCGCATCTCCAACACCACTGCACTCAAAGCTGCTCTGTAAAAGCAGGGTGATGTTGATGGCTAATTTTTCCACTACAGTCCAATTTGCAGTTTGGACTGTTCATTTGGTTAGTATAATTTCAAATATTCCTTGCAGGGAGCATTGAATCAAATCCTCACCTCGCAACTGCAAATGCATCTTTCATAGGAAAGAAACCACAGACAGGCGGGCTGTGAAACCAAACTCACCAATTTTTAAGCCATATTTCTCATTACAGTCTCAACCACGCGCCGCTGGAGTCTGCCAGCACCAAAATAGTCTCTGCATGATGATGGTCtctctttgctgtgttttgtaaTAAGAAACGTGGTATTCAAATCCTGTTAACCTCTATTAAAAAGCTATTAGACAAAGGTCCTTATTTAATTAATGATGTTACACAGGCAGGGAAGAGGGcaaaaatgaataattaaataattgatAAAGGAAAAACTAACAAAAACCCAAGTCAAGAATATAATGGTTCTGTTTGCTCTGTTTGGTATTTCAGGGAAC from Phaenicophaeus curvirostris isolate KB17595 chromosome 11, BPBGC_Pcur_1.0, whole genome shotgun sequence includes the following:
- the LMOD3 gene encoding leiomodin-3 isoform X2 encodes the protein MEGKAGGSSEAASGRLPGGEEKERHYKNEHLSNSRIQSGETNKDGSNKGREEEEEKEETEDEEEDKEGEEDEEENETELETKENIANENCPSDQISRKPGTESGETTEKPNENEKKISKLNIPKKLALDTSFMKLSARPSGNQTNLEESLEKVRKNNPDMKELNLNNIENVPKEMLIDFVNAMKKNKNIKTFSLANVGADDNVAFALANMLRENRSITTLNIDSNFISGKGIVAIVRCLQYNETLTELRFHNQRSMLGHQAEMEIARLLKANATLLKMGYHFELPGPRMVVTNLLSRNLDKQRQKRQEEQKQQQMKEQKELIAMLENGLGLPPGMWEMLGGPLPQPRMCEPPQAPKPPIPTAVSLSKRQESMRQPPPEQPRREKSISFEVIKLKKVQRKPAVPEYVEPTEKTNLRDVIKTLKPVPRRRPPPLVEITPRDQLLNDIRQSNVAYLKPVPLPKQLE
- the LMOD3 gene encoding leiomodin-3 isoform X1, producing the protein MSELSQNSDEEVCPEDIDEDEILANLSPEELKELQSEMEVMAPDPEVPTGMIQKDQTEKPPTGNFDHRSLVDYLYWQKASRRMLEDERVPVTLLPSERSAAEEMEGKAGGSSEAASGRLPGGEEKERHYKNEHLSNSRIQSGETNKDGSNKGREEEEEKEETEDEEEDKEGEEDEEENETELETKENIANENCPSDQISRKPGTESGETTEKPNENEKKISKLNIPKKLALDTSFMKLSARPSGNQTNLEESLEKVRKNNPDMKELNLNNIENVPKEMLIDFVNAMKKNKNIKTFSLANVGADDNVAFALANMLRENRSITTLNIDSNFISGKGIVAIVRCLQYNETLTELRFHNQRSMLGHQAEMEIARLLKANATLLKMGYHFELPGPRMVVTNLLSRNLDKQRQKRQEEQKQQQMKEQKELIAMLENGLGLPPGMWEMLGGPLPQPRMCEPPQAPKPPIPTAVSLSKRQESMRQPPPEQPRREKSISFEVIKLKKVQRKPAVPEYVEPTEKTNLRDVIKTLKPVPRRRPPPLVEITPRDQLLNDIRQSNVAYLKPVPLPKQLE